From Streptomyces sp. NBC_00370, a single genomic window includes:
- a CDS encoding SAVED domain-containing protein: MAHLPAPGPTSVRTTGDYYQWLVAWEACLTLLRENAARSHNPVRAVGVELDGAGNLDDVVLLRDVPPNTYKQVKYAVDSTTPVNAGYLTKPSNSGGPSILKKIARTWKQLTADGGSVELHLVTNRAADPADDLVKVCDARTGLLMPKAGIGGDKSDRGKARARWAEEAGLTEAELLDLLSVLHFDLSVNMVKYQQHLQLLMAVTGLHNDQRALEAGAGWVAKMVRDGQRELTLAMVESAVAELGLKAGPARAVLSIATLKPDPMAPDADHAIDWVDRFESDSEYTKRRPLSPNTWAQLQADIEAAPGRLPAGTTAVSVTGSIRLAPAFLVGTTFRMVTGTDLAALQRGRAGSELWSTNDPFETALVPEVAEYEIGQGQEIAVAIAVATEITRDVLEYLREQDLPVGKLIVFAPPSGKANDGSVSGSTAANALAVGIRDHLRRSTRRVQRMHLFLACPMGLAVLLGNRWNRLCQTVVYEDIKIGDGYEAAFTVEA; encoded by the coding sequence ATGGCCCACCTCCCCGCCCCCGGTCCCACCAGTGTCCGTACCACTGGCGACTACTACCAATGGCTCGTCGCCTGGGAAGCCTGCCTGACCCTCTTGCGCGAGAACGCCGCCCGCTCGCACAATCCCGTCCGCGCTGTCGGCGTCGAGCTCGACGGCGCGGGCAACCTCGACGACGTCGTCCTGCTGCGCGACGTTCCACCGAACACCTACAAGCAGGTCAAGTACGCGGTCGACAGCACCACGCCGGTCAACGCGGGATATCTGACCAAGCCCAGCAACAGCGGCGGCCCGTCGATCCTCAAGAAGATCGCCAGGACGTGGAAGCAGTTGACCGCAGACGGCGGCAGCGTCGAACTGCACTTGGTCACCAACAGGGCGGCCGACCCCGCTGATGATCTGGTGAAGGTCTGCGACGCCCGCACCGGGCTCCTGATGCCGAAGGCAGGTATCGGCGGAGACAAGTCGGATCGCGGCAAGGCCCGTGCCCGGTGGGCCGAGGAAGCAGGTCTGACCGAGGCCGAGCTCCTCGACCTACTGTCGGTTCTGCACTTCGACCTGTCGGTGAACATGGTCAAGTACCAGCAACATCTGCAGCTGTTAATGGCCGTCACGGGTCTACACAACGACCAGCGGGCGTTGGAGGCGGGAGCCGGATGGGTCGCCAAGATGGTCCGCGACGGCCAGCGCGAGCTCACGCTGGCAATGGTCGAGAGCGCCGTCGCCGAGTTGGGCCTGAAGGCCGGCCCCGCTCGGGCCGTCCTGTCGATCGCCACCCTTAAGCCAGACCCGATGGCCCCGGACGCCGACCACGCAATTGATTGGGTCGACCGCTTCGAAAGCGACTCCGAATACACCAAGCGTCGGCCCTTGTCGCCGAATACCTGGGCCCAGCTGCAGGCGGACATTGAGGCCGCGCCCGGACGCCTCCCCGCCGGTACGACCGCCGTCTCTGTCACGGGCAGCATCCGTCTAGCGCCAGCCTTCCTGGTTGGTACCACCTTCCGCATGGTCACCGGGACCGACCTCGCAGCGCTGCAGCGGGGTAGGGCCGGCAGCGAGCTCTGGTCCACCAACGACCCGTTCGAGACCGCCTTGGTCCCGGAAGTCGCTGAGTACGAGATTGGCCAAGGCCAAGAGATCGCTGTCGCCATCGCGGTCGCGACGGAGATCACCAGGGATGTCCTGGAGTACCTGCGCGAGCAGGACCTCCCGGTCGGTAAGCTCATCGTCTTCGCCCCGCCGAGCGGTAAAGCGAACGACGGCTCCGTCTCCGGCAGCACCGCCGCCAACGCCTTGGCAGTGGGCATCCGGGATCATCTCCGCCGCTCCACTCGCCGAGTTCAGCGCATGCACCTCTTCCTCGCCTGCCCGATGGGACTTGCTGTTCTACTGGGCAACCGATGGAACCGGCTGTGTCAGACCGTCGTTTATGAGGACATCAAGATCGGAGACGGATACGAAGCAGCATTCACCGTAGAGGCATAA
- a CDS encoding AAA family ATPase → MTSQDDLFHPVIELPEPTRRARYDRLVGLDETKLRLRKEAALLADPRRLRSWAAQYHGGNVAALALFTDRAPLFVFAGDVGSGKSALAESFGCDLADWLDLPVYLYRLKLATRGSGLVGEMTSLIGDAFTHMHTVGKRASGAERARPVQILVVDEADALVQSREAQQMHHEDRAGVDAFLAGIDGLAGAALPVVVVLCTNRVGALDPAVMRRAAATFTFTRPGDEQRHAVLTQALDGLGIRPETVRKVVELTGPTEGRPGYTFSDLTQRLVPAAVFRAFPDRPVMDEDLLVLAENLEPTPVFTEER, encoded by the coding sequence GTGACCAGCCAGGACGACCTGTTCCACCCCGTCATCGAGTTGCCCGAGCCCACTCGACGCGCCCGCTACGACCGTCTGGTCGGCCTGGACGAGACGAAGCTGCGCCTACGCAAAGAAGCCGCGCTCCTCGCGGACCCGCGCCGACTCCGGTCCTGGGCCGCTCAGTACCACGGCGGCAACGTCGCCGCTCTTGCCCTGTTCACAGATAGGGCGCCGCTGTTCGTTTTCGCCGGCGACGTCGGCTCCGGCAAGTCCGCACTGGCCGAATCTTTCGGCTGTGACCTCGCCGACTGGCTCGATCTGCCGGTGTACCTGTACCGGCTCAAGCTCGCCACCCGCGGTAGCGGCCTGGTCGGCGAGATGACCTCCCTCATTGGAGACGCCTTTACCCACATGCACACGGTAGGCAAGCGCGCGTCGGGCGCTGAGCGAGCACGCCCGGTGCAGATTCTTGTCGTCGATGAGGCCGACGCCCTGGTGCAGTCCCGCGAGGCCCAACAGATGCACCATGAGGATCGGGCCGGCGTCGACGCGTTCTTGGCCGGCATCGACGGCTTGGCCGGCGCCGCGCTCCCAGTCGTCGTCGTGCTGTGCACCAACCGGGTCGGCGCCCTCGACCCGGCCGTCATGCGCCGCGCCGCGGCCACATTCACCTTCACCCGCCCCGGCGACGAGCAGCGCCACGCGGTCCTCACCCAAGCACTCGACGGACTCGGCATCCGGCCGGAGACCGTCCGCAAGGTCGTCGAGCTCACCGGCCCTACCGAGGGCCGCCCCGGCTACACCTTCTCCGACCTCACCCAGCGCCTTGTCCCGGCAGCGGTCTTCCGAGCCTTCCCCGACCGCCCCGTCATGGACGAGGACCTCCTCGTCCTTGCCGAGAACCTTGAGCCCACCCCCGTCTTCACCGAGGAGCGCTGA
- a CDS encoding HORMA-1 domain-containing protein, protein MTGSYSRSTSGSFTITDARYVGGRVAADLRLLYNLYGEPSLERIEKFAEEVALLLRDGYLDTVDYGFRDTATNAWKFRLRYKATAGGQLIDSRPGSFPDPLDLTGYTFHSFLTYSSSFALLTSSQQAEVKEDLPISRTTGTAPSALAGTSTTGHGYARNGTGVSRDVYVAY, encoded by the coding sequence ATGACCGGCTCGTACTCCAGATCCACTTCCGGTTCGTTCACGATCACCGATGCCCGCTACGTCGGAGGCAGAGTCGCCGCCGACCTGCGCCTGCTGTACAACCTCTACGGCGAGCCCTCCCTCGAGAGAATCGAGAAGTTCGCCGAGGAGGTGGCCCTGCTCCTGCGCGACGGCTATCTCGACACCGTCGACTACGGCTTCCGCGACACCGCCACCAACGCCTGGAAGTTCCGCCTGCGCTACAAGGCCACGGCCGGCGGCCAGCTCATCGACTCCCGACCGGGCAGCTTCCCGGACCCGCTCGACCTCACCGGCTACACCTTTCACAGCTTCCTGACCTACAGCTCTTCCTTCGCGCTTTTGACCAGCAGCCAGCAGGCCGAGGTCAAGGAGGATCTGCCGATCTCCCGGACGACCGGCACCGCCCCGAGCGCCCTCGCGGGCACCAGCACAACGGGGCACGGCTACGCCCGCAACGGCACTGGCGTCTCACGCGACGTCTATGTCGCCTACTAG
- a CDS encoding CBASS oligonucleotide cyclase, whose product MAGESYVDHEVLKAFAKNKVNVPKEEAKDRRRQVNYLRERLEDYIAAHPDFDLVKLRASGSTAKHTAICRRRGTGSDADVAAYLCVGDPGIDVSTILAWLEERCKEVYGKTKIAEDFKPSDHAVGITMRGSGLKIDVVPVLYTGEPDDRGYLVTSGGIKVLTSVTLHLRFIEKRKGEAGDGYRELIRLLKAWIRESKEGDPQLRCKSFLIELLVAHLWDVGWNGKPLQVDDYPQAIEQVLSYIVRTGLKTPVVFTDYYTADEVSATTDPIQVWDPVNPENNVARGYTEFDRQRLVNHAKTTLDTLTTAAYATTKSEALDLWRELFGPTFSGE is encoded by the coding sequence ATGGCGGGGGAGAGCTACGTCGACCACGAGGTCCTCAAGGCATTCGCGAAGAACAAGGTGAACGTGCCGAAGGAGGAGGCGAAGGACCGCCGCCGTCAGGTGAACTACCTGCGGGAGCGGCTGGAGGACTACATCGCCGCCCACCCGGACTTCGACCTGGTGAAGCTCCGCGCGTCCGGCAGCACGGCCAAGCACACAGCGATCTGTCGCAGGCGCGGCACAGGGTCCGACGCGGACGTCGCCGCGTACCTGTGCGTCGGTGACCCCGGCATCGACGTCTCGACGATATTGGCCTGGCTGGAGGAGCGCTGCAAAGAGGTCTACGGCAAGACGAAGATCGCGGAGGACTTCAAGCCCTCCGATCACGCGGTCGGTATCACTATGCGGGGCTCCGGCTTGAAGATCGACGTGGTGCCGGTGCTCTACACCGGCGAGCCGGACGACCGGGGCTACCTGGTCACCAGCGGCGGCATCAAGGTACTCACCTCGGTCACGCTGCACCTGCGCTTCATCGAAAAGCGCAAAGGGGAGGCCGGCGACGGCTACCGGGAGCTGATCCGCCTGCTGAAGGCGTGGATCCGCGAGAGCAAGGAGGGCGATCCGCAGCTGCGCTGCAAGTCCTTCCTGATCGAACTCTTGGTCGCGCACCTCTGGGACGTCGGCTGGAACGGAAAGCCGCTGCAGGTCGACGACTATCCGCAGGCGATCGAGCAGGTCCTCTCCTACATCGTCCGCACCGGCCTGAAGACACCGGTCGTCTTCACCGACTACTACACGGCCGACGAGGTGAGTGCGACGACAGACCCTATCCAGGTCTGGGACCCGGTCAACCCGGAAAACAACGTCGCTCGCGGCTACACCGAGTTCGACCGCCAGCGGTTGGTCAACCACGCCAAGACGACCCTCGACACCCTCACGACGGCCGCTTACGCGACCACGAAGAGCGAGGCGCTCGACCTCTGGCGCGAGCTGTTCGGCCCCACCTTCTCGGGAGAGTGA
- a CDS encoding HD domain-containing protein: protein MNGSMAKWAWSVAEAELHEPLPRRWMHSQGVARRAAELTELLGADADLLASAAVLHDVGYAPRLAATGFHPLDGARFLRDDHAADERLVRLVANHSLALLEADERGLRGDLEAEFPLLDDRWLVDALVYCDMTTTPDGKGTSAEGRLEEIMDRYGADSVVGRFIRRASSDMLAAVGRVEAALAAQPR, encoded by the coding sequence ATGAACGGATCGATGGCGAAGTGGGCATGGTCGGTGGCCGAGGCGGAGCTGCATGAGCCCCTTCCTCGTCGATGGATGCACTCGCAAGGGGTCGCGCGGCGCGCGGCCGAACTGACGGAACTCCTGGGCGCTGACGCGGACCTGCTGGCCTCTGCCGCCGTGCTTCACGACGTGGGCTACGCACCGCGGCTGGCAGCGACAGGCTTTCATCCGTTGGATGGTGCCCGTTTTCTTCGTGACGACCATGCAGCGGATGAGCGGCTGGTGCGGTTGGTGGCGAACCACTCGTTGGCGTTGCTGGAAGCCGACGAGCGCGGGCTTCGGGGCGATCTGGAAGCCGAATTTCCGCTGCTCGACGACCGCTGGCTCGTGGATGCCTTGGTGTATTGCGACATGACGACGACGCCTGACGGGAAGGGCACGTCTGCCGAGGGCCGGCTGGAGGAGATCATGGATCGTTACGGTGCAGACAGCGTGGTGGGGCGGTTCATCCGTCGAGCGTCGTCGGACATGCTCGCGGCCGTGGGGCGCGTGGAGGCGGCGCTGGCGGCTCAGCCCAGATAG
- a CDS encoding NUDIX hydrolase, which translates to MGRTEYYNDPKAPKANTLIPANNLLVVDDNGAILLQRRRDTGQWALPGGAQDIGETAAQCAVRECLEETGIIAEITGFLGVYTNPNHIVAYTDGEIRQQYENTYIGRPVGGEPTINDEADGVRYVQPDDLDRYDIHPSMRQQIGDYLAGTYPYLG; encoded by the coding sequence ATGGGCAGGACTGAGTACTACAACGACCCCAAGGCCCCCAAGGCGAACACGCTCATCCCCGCCAACAACCTGCTCGTCGTCGACGACAACGGCGCCATACTCCTCCAGCGCCGCCGGGACACCGGCCAGTGGGCCCTGCCGGGGGGCGCGCAGGACATCGGCGAGACTGCGGCCCAGTGCGCAGTGCGTGAATGCCTTGAAGAGACCGGGATCATCGCCGAGATCACGGGCTTCTTGGGGGTCTACACGAACCCGAACCACATCGTGGCCTACACCGACGGCGAGATCCGCCAGCAGTACGAGAACACCTACATCGGCCGCCCCGTAGGCGGCGAGCCCACCATTAACGACGAGGCCGACGGGGTCCGCTACGTACAGCCAGACGACCTGGACCGGTACGACATCCACCCCAGCATGCGCCAACAGATCGGCGACTACCTCGCTGGCACCTACCCCTATCTGGGCTGA
- a CDS encoding XRE family transcriptional regulator, which translates to MNERLHSVLAQRGIPPESLAEVCEVDPKTVGRWLGGRVPHPRHRFRVAKHLRVEELFLWPAPAPSTQQQLTGSGQELIGTYQNRASVPRDTWLSLLNGAQEQISVLVFSGTFFAQSNPHVAKMLAERASSGVRVRLCFGDSKGRAAAIRGHEEGIGDTLAAKIRASLTYYRPLLSEAGCEVRLHDTTLYTSMFRYDDDLLINPHVWGQPASANPLLHLRRADTAGWFDNYAQSFDAVWATARPWTPDQEEPSPHGQD; encoded by the coding sequence GTGAACGAGCGATTGCACTCCGTGCTCGCCCAGCGTGGCATCCCACCCGAATCACTCGCCGAAGTCTGCGAGGTGGACCCCAAGACCGTTGGCCGGTGGCTCGGCGGACGCGTTCCCCATCCTCGCCACCGCTTCCGCGTGGCCAAGCACTTACGGGTGGAGGAACTGTTCCTCTGGCCCGCACCGGCGCCGAGCACGCAGCAGCAGCTCACTGGTTCAGGACAGGAGCTGATCGGGACCTACCAGAACCGGGCGAGCGTCCCGCGCGACACGTGGCTGTCGCTGCTCAACGGCGCCCAGGAGCAGATCAGCGTCCTCGTCTTCTCCGGCACCTTCTTCGCTCAGTCCAACCCGCACGTGGCCAAGATGCTCGCCGAACGTGCGTCGAGCGGGGTGCGAGTGCGGCTCTGCTTCGGCGACTCGAAGGGCCGGGCTGCAGCAATCCGTGGCCACGAAGAGGGAATCGGCGACACACTCGCCGCCAAGATCCGCGCCTCCCTGACCTACTACCGCCCCCTGTTGTCCGAGGCCGGATGCGAGGTGAGACTGCACGACACCACGCTCTACACCTCCATGTTCCGGTACGACGATGATCTTCTGATCAACCCGCATGTCTGGGGCCAGCCCGCCAGTGCCAACCCCCTCCTCCATCTCCGCAGAGCAGACACGGCGGGCTGGTTCGACAACTACGCTCAGAGTTTCGACGCTGTCTGGGCCACCGCACGGCCCTGGACACCAGACCAGGAGGAGCCCTCGCCACATGGGCAGGACTGA
- a CDS encoding HAD family hydrolase, whose product MELIVLWDIDHTLIENAGVSKEIYAAAFTALAGRAPAGPARTEGRTDRLIMRDMFERNGLAEPDWAAVEGALSDAGEVRLQDLSRRGTALPGVREVLKEVSVRSSWVSSVLTGNIADNARVKVAAFGLDPLLDLPVGAYGADALQRPDLVAVARERAQRLRGAQDGVPVVLVGDTPRDVEAALSTGSEIIAVASGVHSAQELADAGAHTVLPDLTDTGRVLGILEGLSAR is encoded by the coding sequence ATGGAGCTCATCGTCCTGTGGGACATCGACCACACCCTCATCGAGAACGCCGGGGTCAGCAAGGAGATCTACGCCGCCGCCTTCACGGCCCTGGCGGGAAGGGCGCCCGCAGGGCCGGCGCGGACGGAAGGGCGTACGGACCGGCTGATCATGCGCGACATGTTCGAGCGGAACGGCTTGGCCGAGCCGGACTGGGCAGCGGTCGAGGGGGCGCTGTCCGACGCAGGGGAGGTGCGTCTCCAGGACCTCAGCCGTCGGGGAACAGCCTTGCCCGGCGTACGGGAAGTCCTGAAGGAGGTCTCTGTACGCAGCAGTTGGGTGTCGTCGGTGCTCACCGGCAATATCGCGGACAACGCTCGCGTGAAGGTCGCGGCCTTCGGCCTTGATCCACTCCTCGACCTGCCGGTCGGTGCCTACGGGGCCGATGCCCTCCAGCGCCCCGACCTGGTCGCTGTCGCCCGGGAGCGGGCCCAGCGACTGCGGGGCGCCCAGGATGGCGTGCCCGTCGTGCTCGTCGGAGACACCCCAAGGGACGTGGAAGCCGCACTCTCCACGGGCTCCGAGATCATCGCGGTCGCCTCCGGCGTACACAGCGCCCAGGAGCTGGCAGACGCCGGTGCCCATACGGTCCTGCCCGATCTCACGGACACCGGCCGTGTACTCGGGATCCTGGAGGGGCTCTCCGCACGCTGA
- a CDS encoding radical SAM protein, with protein MISEVTGIRRIRMLYLQLLYRCNFECLHCFHGKRLQHADAFTTDEAVNLLTLMRDEYGTEAVTLLGGEPFVYRDLAQVVRYAKRDLGMQVEICTNGYRIERRLTEIAPDLDLLRVSLEGIGTTNDKIRKFGSYRSALSALEIAQQLGVRAGATMTVTSRNIDEVLPLARTLQHYGVEQLKLHCLRPVGNAADHPELLVSDATAYTRLRERLASAELGIEVILDEDLSELGAPDACLPAGGPVEIERIEADPRGALTMSCKAVGKDSHAFWYDKLADHIDHRPSATDELTLAVPDVVYGRV; from the coding sequence GTGATCAGCGAAGTCACCGGGATCCGCAGGATCCGGATGCTGTACCTGCAGCTGCTCTACCGCTGCAACTTCGAATGCCTGCACTGCTTCCACGGCAAACGGCTTCAGCACGCCGACGCCTTCACCACGGACGAGGCGGTCAACCTCCTTACGCTGATGCGCGACGAGTACGGCACCGAGGCCGTCACCCTGCTGGGCGGTGAGCCGTTCGTCTATCGGGACCTCGCCCAGGTCGTCCGGTACGCCAAGCGGGACCTGGGCATGCAGGTCGAGATCTGCACCAACGGCTACCGCATCGAGCGCCGGCTGACCGAGATCGCCCCCGACCTGGACCTGCTCCGGGTGTCGCTGGAGGGCATCGGTACGACCAACGACAAGATCCGGAAGTTCGGAAGTTACCGCAGTGCCCTGAGCGCACTCGAAATCGCCCAGCAGCTCGGCGTCCGCGCCGGCGCGACCATGACGGTCACCTCACGCAACATCGACGAGGTCCTGCCGCTCGCCCGCACACTGCAGCACTACGGGGTGGAGCAGCTGAAACTCCACTGCCTCCGGCCGGTCGGCAACGCAGCGGACCACCCCGAGCTCCTCGTCAGCGACGCCACGGCCTACACCCGTCTGCGGGAGCGCCTGGCCTCGGCCGAGCTGGGCATCGAGGTGATCCTCGACGAGGACCTGTCCGAGCTCGGTGCGCCGGACGCCTGCCTCCCCGCCGGGGGTCCCGTGGAGATCGAGCGGATCGAGGCCGACCCGCGCGGCGCGCTCACCATGTCCTGCAAGGCCGTCGGCAAGGACTCGCACGCCTTCTGGTACGACAAGCTCGCCGACCACATCGACCACCGGCCCTCCGCCACCGACGAACTCACCCTCGCGGTGCCGGACGTGGTGTACGGACGTGTCTGA
- a CDS encoding AAA family ATPase, protein MSDPASFESVEGLRGTGKSTLAPMLAAARGAALVPTVPPTYQALRQEVDRLGNAEARMCFYLSALFAAADQIQRYLSAGIPVVVESYFARCLANHRAFGANLSVSLPPGIPRPITYYLVCAEDERQRRLAKRDKPVSRWDALAEITADKITDGYASFPMHRVNTTGLTPDEVLQAVLSTDPQGEQASADTQHVAAHPHVLPSVPRRAEGAYGA, encoded by the coding sequence GTGTCTGACCCGGCGTCCTTCGAGAGCGTCGAAGGGCTCCGCGGCACCGGAAAATCGACGCTCGCTCCCATGCTTGCGGCCGCCCGTGGCGCGGCGCTGGTCCCGACCGTGCCGCCCACCTACCAGGCACTACGGCAGGAGGTCGACCGGCTGGGAAATGCAGAGGCACGCATGTGTTTCTACCTCTCGGCTCTGTTCGCCGCAGCCGATCAGATCCAACGGTATCTGTCCGCCGGTATCCCGGTCGTCGTCGAAAGCTACTTCGCTCGGTGCCTGGCCAACCACCGCGCTTTCGGAGCCAACCTCTCCGTGTCCCTGCCGCCGGGCATCCCGCGTCCCATCACCTACTACCTCGTCTGCGCGGAGGACGAGCGTCAACGCCGACTCGCCAAGCGCGACAAGCCTGTGTCGCGTTGGGACGCCCTCGCTGAAATTACCGCCGACAAGATCACCGACGGCTACGCCTCGTTCCCGATGCACCGCGTGAACACCACCGGTCTCACCCCTGACGAGGTACTCCAAGCCGTCCTGAGCACCGACCCGCAAGGAGAGCAAGCCAGTGCAGACACCCAGCATGTGGCGGCACACCCTCACGTTCTTCCCTCAGTTCCTCGCCGCGCTGAAGGAGCGTACGGAGCCTGA
- a CDS encoding class I SAM-dependent methyltransferase yields the protein MQTPSMWRHTLTFFPQFLAALKERTEPDSTVTVIGASDGRLVVPLAAAGYRVIAIERDPLALHGGEVELPGDRTGHAMGMIERLKQEGLHDRVQVVEEDFLASEPITAPCDAVWTSCSWHYSANHHRPLGEFVDRMQRLVRPGGLFGAEFMMPLTQRHHVLEHYTSPEKLRRYFIGDWGVLLTLRTNEFTEQAHVGQLQDHNHRMGLLLAARAATPS from the coding sequence GTGCAGACACCCAGCATGTGGCGGCACACCCTCACGTTCTTCCCTCAGTTCCTCGCCGCGCTGAAGGAGCGTACGGAGCCTGACTCCACCGTTACGGTCATCGGTGCGAGCGACGGCAGACTCGTCGTGCCGCTGGCCGCGGCCGGCTACCGCGTCATCGCCATCGAGCGCGACCCGCTCGCCCTCCACGGTGGCGAGGTCGAGCTTCCGGGTGACAGAACCGGTCACGCGATGGGCATGATCGAGCGGCTGAAGCAGGAAGGGCTTCACGACCGTGTCCAGGTCGTGGAGGAGGACTTCCTCGCCTCCGAACCCATCACCGCCCCCTGTGATGCCGTCTGGACGAGTTGCTCGTGGCACTACAGTGCCAACCACCACCGCCCGTTGGGCGAGTTCGTCGACCGCATGCAGCGCCTGGTCCGGCCCGGCGGTCTGTTCGGCGCGGAGTTCATGATGCCCCTCACGCAACGCCACCACGTGCTGGAGCACTACACATCCCCCGAGAAGCTGCGGCGTTACTTCATCGGGGACTGGGGCGTCCTGCTCACTCTGCGGACCAACGAGTTCACAGAGCAGGCGCATGTCGGACAGTTGCAGGATCACAACCACCGCATGGGCCTCCTCCTCGCCGCCCGTGCGGCCACCCCCTCCTAG
- a CDS encoding class IV adenylate cyclase — protein MKHEYEAKFLAVDVDGLQAKLTALGAVQAFPRTLLTRKIFENDALEGGAWVRLRDEGTRSTLTLKQVTDSTTIDGTTEIETEVSDLHAMAEILRNVGLREVRYQENYREEWCLGEVAFDFDTWPDLPTFVEIEGPDEASVRQAADLLDLDYAQARFGSVDEIYKSESSRDILAEPTLLFADAGKQEQAGAAAPSD, from the coding sequence ATGAAGCACGAGTACGAGGCCAAGTTCCTCGCCGTCGACGTCGACGGCCTCCAGGCCAAACTGACGGCGCTCGGAGCCGTCCAGGCATTTCCGCGCACCCTCCTCACCCGGAAAATCTTCGAGAACGACGCCCTCGAAGGCGGCGCCTGGGTCCGCCTGAGGGACGAGGGCACCCGCTCCACGCTCACGCTGAAGCAGGTCACCGACTCCACGACGATCGACGGCACCACCGAGATCGAGACCGAGGTGTCCGACCTGCACGCCATGGCCGAGATCCTCCGCAACGTCGGCCTGCGTGAGGTGCGCTACCAGGAGAACTACCGGGAGGAGTGGTGCCTGGGCGAAGTCGCCTTCGACTTCGATACCTGGCCGGACCTCCCCACCTTCGTCGAAATCGAAGGACCCGACGAAGCATCCGTCCGACAGGCTGCAGACCTGCTCGACCTTGACTACGCACAGGCCCGGTTCGGCAGCGTCGACGAGATCTACAAGAGCGAGTCCAGCCGGGACATCCTCGCTGAACCGACGCTCCTCTTCGCCGACGCAGGCAAGCAGGAGCAGGCCGGGGCGGCTGCACCGAGCGATTGA
- a CDS encoding DUF4231 domain-containing protein, which produces MGLWKSQPVFTRWAGLIIVNCLWVAMGWAIWKNRKKVVARTGALRNALQDRQTAAAKLPLDSPSGLRIYREASLDLIDQYRTSANKNRRIHNVFQGIIITGSIVTSTLAAMNEGSSQVLRLSAASLSALVGISAGVTGYFKFRERGYNLQSTADDIEKHYNASQFMLDEYAGRDGEPPLPEAERLRIFARYVERLKEEQRKRELQLETSSSGNEERAS; this is translated from the coding sequence GTGGGTCTCTGGAAGTCGCAGCCTGTCTTTACTAGATGGGCAGGGCTCATCATCGTCAACTGCCTCTGGGTGGCGATGGGGTGGGCGATATGGAAGAACCGAAAGAAGGTTGTTGCTCGAACTGGCGCGCTGCGCAACGCACTTCAGGATCGACAAACTGCCGCTGCCAAGCTACCTCTCGATTCCCCTTCCGGACTTCGCATCTACCGCGAAGCGTCGCTTGACCTGATTGATCAGTACCGAACTTCAGCGAACAAAAATCGCCGAATTCACAACGTCTTTCAGGGCATCATCATCACTGGGTCAATTGTCACTTCGACGCTTGCGGCCATGAATGAGGGCAGTAGTCAAGTGCTGCGCCTTTCTGCGGCTTCCCTCAGTGCACTCGTCGGAATTTCGGCAGGCGTCACCGGATACTTCAAGTTTCGCGAACGAGGATACAATCTGCAATCCACGGCCGATGATATCGAGAAGCACTATAACGCATCGCAATTCATGCTCGATGAATACGCTGGGCGGGATGGCGAACCGCCTCTCCCTGAAGCTGAACGGCTTCGGATATTTGCGCGTTATGTGGAACGGCTGAAGGAAGAGCAGCGCAAGCGCGAGCTTCAGCTCGAAACATCCAGCTCCGGGAATGAGGAGCGCGCGAGCTGA